A stretch of DNA from Lotus japonicus ecotype B-129 chromosome 4, LjGifu_v1.2:
cactgTCTCAAGGTAGAGTGAGAAACAAACCCCAGCCTTCCAGGGTTTCAAGGtttcttcattcattcattcacccAACCAAccacctccttctccttctccttctccttcattCACACAAAAAGTTTCCATTTTGAAGCTTTTTGCTTTGTGGGGTGTTCCTAATTTTGGTCATGTACGTGGCGGCTTCCATGCGTAAGTCCTTCAAGGACTCATTGAAACTCCTTGAAGCTGATATTCACCATGCCAATACCCTGTCagttctctctctcactctttgCTTTCACTTTACTCCatcattttttctttctgaatTTAATGTAAAGGTGATCACTTTTCCTCTATTGTTGTTAAAtttcttccttttttattttgggGTAATTTCTGAGTGAGAAATTTTTCTGGGTATGTTGATtttctgtgatttttttttctaatttttttttttgattggcAAATTTTGGTTGGTAGTaatgttttttgttttcatgTGTTTGCCTTTTTATCTTCTGGTCAGTGTTCATTTTTGGATTTTATTTCATGAATTGGGTGTATTTAGTTTGCTAAATTCAATTAATTTTGCTGATAAAAGTGATTTTCAATGTTGATTTTCCACTGAGTATTGCTTATATGTGTGCTTGTGTGTGGTGGAGTTGTCAATTAGTTTAGGTAGGGTTGAATTCCCCTGACTAATTTGGCTTGAGTACTATGGATTGTACAAATTTCTGATTAGAATCCTCTGTAATTGGCAAAGATAATTTTTTGAAAGGGGTGCTCCTTTTTTTTCAACCTTTCAATCCATTAATAATTATCAAATTTGTGCTAGTTAGTTATTGTTTTTTCATGGTATTTGGATGAGTAGGGCCTCAGATTTTCCTAGGGAATATGATGGAGCATGCCTTCAGATGAGAATGTCATACAGTCCAGCTGCACACCTGTTTCTTTTTCTGGTGCAGTGGACAGATTGTCACCTTGCTGGGGCCCTTGGATTGTTGAGAATCCTAATTTACAAGGTAAGGAGgagtttagattttttttatatgaatattgaaaatttgaaatgagGGAGTTGGACAAGGTGAGGAATTTGCCTCATGATGTGTGTAGGTGTATGTGGATGGGACAACCACCATGTCTACTCATGAAAGAAAAGCAAGCATTAGAGAATTCTATGGTATAATTTTCCTTGTGGTTTAATCTAGATTGAGTTAGTTAGTTTGCTTTTTAGCTTTTGTTGGTTGCTGACACTGTTTAGCTTCTGATTTGAGCAGCGGTCATTTATCCCTCTCTGTTGCAACTTCAGAAAGGCGTTACTGATACTGAGGATAGAAAGCAGAAGGCTGTGTGCATGGAGAGGTATCGCAGAAGAGATGATGAAGAGTACTGGCAATCTTCTGACTTAGACATTGAAAGAGAAGATGAATGTGGAATATGCATGGAGACGAATAGTAAGATTGTGTTGCCCAACTGCAACCATGCCATGTGCCTGAAATGTTACCGCGAATGGTACTCCCTCAACTCTCTGTGTGACTTTGTCTGTCCCTATTCTTTTACAATCATGACTTATAAGTATCAAGAAGACAGAGGATTTTAGGGTTGTTTGATTTTATTGTATTGACGTCTTTGGTTCTTTGTGGTTAACAATCAACTCTATGTCTATGGTTACATTTTGTTAGTTTTTGCTGATTTCATACTGTATAGACATGGTCACTACTAAATGACTACAGTGTTTAAGTAATAGTCCCATTCTTGAGTGAGCTGGAGCGCAGCCATCTTATCCACTGAACTAGCTAGAAGCTATCACTTGAATTTAATCCATTGAGCCCGGTTGGGTTTCCATaggttttgacttttgagtttGTTCATTATAAAGTAAAATGTCTTTTGCCATGGCAGAAGCTGTAAGTAGTGAAAATTACAGGTCTTACAATAAGTGAGCCAGTGTTGTCAAATGCAGGAGGCTATGGCATGGTGGATTTTTGACAAATAATGGTCATGGCACGGCGGCTTTCATATTTTTGCTTGCATCTCCGCACATTTTGCTGTCTCCTCTCATTCACAAGTCTCTGCTCTTACCTCAAAGCCTCAAACTGCTCAGCTGCTCCCACATCTTCTCTGCCATCTTTGGCATCTCTACTTCTCTAGCCAATTGCAGATCTCTGATGAATGACTCGTTTTCTTCCTCATTCCCTTTTCTGCCTTTCTCTGTCTATATACTCTGTTCTGTTATCCATTCCTTCAGTTAATCTCtctatttctttctctcttatgTCCTTTTGTTTCTGTGATTCTGTCCTTTTTGTTTAGTTGTTCAAGGGAATGATACTTTCAGCGAATTTTATTTATTGCAATGTTTCTAGTTTATTGACATAGGGTATTAGTGCTTTTTATTTTAGCTTGCAGGCTTTCGGtatctctcactctctctctccatatatatatgtgtgtgagtgtgtgtaacatatatatatatatatatatatatatatatatatatatatatatatatatatccgcTAGAAGCGTAAGCTGCAATGTCATCCGCTACTTTTATGGCAGatttaaggcttaattccatCTGCCATTAATAACATTGAAGAGTTGACTGGTTTTAGAATCTGGTGCTTGATTGCTGGTGTAATTTCCACCAAAGGCACCATGCATGAGGTACGTGTGATGTGTCATCACCTGTCACATTTCATTATTGATACTCGAGTGTGAATTTCaaagaaataaacaaaaataGTATTAGGCtgtgaagatgaaaagaaattaGTTGGGACTGATTTGGGAAGCATAAGTAGTTACTAGAAGGATGTATCATACCTCCGGCATGCATAAGCAGCACCAGGTTACCCTTTATCATCCGAGTCTGGTTTATCAAATTCTAGCTGATGTCTCATACCTCCTGCATGCCTCGTGTTCTCTCAGTTTAGTTAAAGGTTTTAAGTGATTTGATATCTTTTGCAGGCGAACAATATCACAGTCATGCCCATTTTGCCGTGACAACCTGAAGCGAGTAAACTCTGGTGATCTCTGGGTGTTTACTGATAGGAGGGATGCGGTAGATATGGCAACAGTGACAAGGGAGAACCTTAGAAGGCTTTTTATGTATATAGATAAGCTGCCTGTGATTGTTCCAGAATCCCTTTTTGACACATATGACTCACACATAAGGTAAGTGATTGCAACAGATATATTTTAATGTACGCTGTTGTCTTGGATTGATAGTTACTAGCTTTCAATTCAAGTGAGTCACATAAAAGTCGAAGCTGATTTGGCAAATTTAGTGTATCTTATATATAGAGTTTCAGTACTTGCTTCCCACTTCTACCAGAAGAATCCAGCCCTTTGTTATTGTGGGTTGCTGGTGAAGTTGAGATGGTAAACTGTATCTAGCTAGCTCATTTGTATATTCCTGTACAGATGGAATTACTTAACAAGAGATTTGCACATCCTGCTCCTGTGGAATGACTAAGTTGTATCACTTGATTTATCTATGTTGCCTTTTCCTGCAACCATATATTTTAGTAGTTATCATTGTTGGTATCTATAATTAGTGTGTTTGATATAGAAGGTGCGAATTTACTTGTATATTTTAGATTGGTGTTGCTCTGGGAAGATTAAACGTGCCCTTGCACAAATGGTTTATCGAGGCCCCTACATCAATTGAGTATTTCATTAACGACCTCTTACCCTGGTACTGAACTGAGTAATACAAATATGGACAGTTTCcccaagataaaaaaaaaaaaacttaagtaCTGCATCTTTCAAATAGCCATTTGTTAAAGGCTGCCTTTGTTAAATTTGCTTAGAAATTCTCCTACTTAATTCTGTGAAGAAACTTCAATGAGTAGTTTTTaaatttcagaattgattctagggGAAAAGTAAGCTCATCCAAACATGCTACTAATGTATTAAATGTTCGCCTCTTTATCTATTTTTCGGGCTCCGGTCCTTGCTCTTACCAGTTGCTACTATTTGCCATAGAGCTTTATCTAGTGG
This window harbors:
- the LOC130711625 gene encoding E3 ubiquitin-protein ligase AIRP2-like, with the protein product MYVAASMRKSFKDSLKLLEADIHHANTLASDFPREYDGACLQMRMSYSPAAHLFLFLVQWTDCHLAGALGLLRILIYKVYVDGTTTMSTHERKASIREFYAVIYPSLLQLQKGVTDTEDRKQKAVCMERYRRRDDEEYWQSSDLDIEREDECGICMETNSKIVLPNCNHAMCLKCYREWRTISQSCPFCRDNLKRVNSGDLWVFTDRRDAVDMATVTRENLRRLFMYIDKLPVIVPESLFDTYDSHIR